A genomic window from Sphingobacteriales bacterium includes:
- a CDS encoding ribulose-phosphate 3-epimerase codes for MNKPIIAPSVLSADFAHLQKDFEFLNDSAAEFIHIDVMDGVFVPNISFGFPVIQAMRPLTSKTFDVHLMIVEPDKYVDAFKDAGAEILSVHIEACTHLHRTIQKIHSSGMKAGVAVNPHTSISLLEDTIRDIDLICLMSVNPGFGGQQFIENTYEKISRLKDLITKRNSSALIEIDGGVSLQNARKLVECGADVLVAGNAVFRSEFPVQTIHTLKNIV; via the coding sequence ATGAATAAACCCATCATTGCTCCTTCTGTGCTGTCGGCTGATTTTGCCCACTTACAAAAAGACTTTGAATTTCTAAATGACAGTGCAGCCGAATTCATCCACATTGATGTGATGGATGGTGTTTTCGTTCCAAACATCTCCTTCGGATTTCCCGTCATACAAGCGATGCGACCGCTAACGTCCAAAACATTTGACGTGCATCTGATGATTGTGGAGCCTGACAAATACGTGGATGCATTTAAAGATGCGGGTGCTGAAATTTTGTCGGTACATATAGAAGCCTGTACACATCTTCACCGCACTATACAGAAAATTCACAGTTCGGGCATGAAAGCAGGCGTCGCGGTCAATCCGCATACCTCCATATCTTTGCTGGAAGATACCATCCGGGATATTGACCTGATATGTCTGATGAGCGTCAACCCGGGATTTGGCGGTCAGCAATTCATTGAAAATACCTACGAAAAGATATCGAGACTGAAAGACCTCATCACAAAAAGAAACTCCAGCGCATTAATAGAAATTGACGGAGGCGTATCGCTGCAGAATGCCCGGAAATTAGTGGAATGCGGAGCGGATGTCCTGGTGGCCGGCAATGCCGTATTCCGTTCAGAGTTTCCGGTACAAACGATTCACACCTTAAAAAATATAGTGTAA
- a CDS encoding caspase family protein, which produces MKKMHLKNLFLLFFITAVALISGCKKNSTELADYSEIKTADWRTKIGTEFTVEGYYDEVGGIGKIYNDPEDAGVDGPTRENKYLWIYKPIVVTHVPDYSGFIGRKVRIKGNLLESTDPSLVTTAAIFGDPSLAGIRVSEITFIDSVSYFRSPIVINDFCRRFPAVCESIISPVQTKVALLYSGGINSGNAHHRYWNDIYTLHKILVNQFGFSEKNIIVVYKAGVADDHADEAPVDYPATKAGLNSALSDLRSKMGASTKFFCFINNHGGGYETSTGDQYGITDLDDDDTRAGVTDHNTDEVIYYYNDATTFSDDSLAAKINTLTFGTGIFLLKPCFSGGLVWDLSGANRVLIAAGTEFEVTHAHAPEYNFGDLTFHFMAAITGNKPDGSGAVDADLNDDGDVSMYEAFKYINIHHRPDDHPQYEDDPDGYSTTTPSSTGLGSTVFL; this is translated from the coding sequence ATGAAAAAGATGCATTTAAAGAATTTATTCCTTCTATTCTTCATCACGGCAGTCGCGCTAATCAGCGGGTGTAAGAAGAACAGTACTGAACTTGCCGACTATTCTGAAATCAAAACAGCCGACTGGCGTACCAAGATTGGTACAGAATTTACAGTGGAAGGATATTACGATGAAGTTGGCGGCATTGGGAAAATATACAACGATCCGGAAGATGCGGGCGTTGACGGTCCCACACGCGAAAACAAATACCTGTGGATTTACAAACCCATAGTGGTTACACATGTTCCGGACTATAGTGGTTTTATCGGCAGAAAAGTAAGAATCAAAGGCAACTTACTCGAATCCACTGATCCGTCACTTGTTACAACAGCAGCTATTTTCGGCGACCCCTCGCTGGCCGGAATTCGCGTTTCTGAAATTACTTTCATTGACAGTGTCAGCTATTTCAGAAGTCCCATCGTAATAAATGATTTCTGCAGAAGATTCCCTGCTGTATGTGAATCTATAATTTCTCCGGTCCAAACAAAGGTGGCGCTTCTATACAGCGGTGGCATCAACTCCGGCAATGCACATCACCGTTACTGGAATGACATTTATACATTGCATAAGATATTGGTGAATCAGTTTGGGTTCAGTGAAAAGAATATCATCGTAGTGTATAAGGCAGGTGTTGCAGATGACCATGCCGATGAGGCACCGGTAGACTATCCGGCTACTAAGGCTGGGCTGAACAGCGCACTGTCTGACTTGAGAAGTAAAATGGGCGCATCCACCAAGTTTTTCTGCTTCATCAATAACCACGGCGGCGGATATGAAACATCCACCGGTGACCAGTACGGCATCACTGATTTAGACGACGATGACACCAGAGCCGGTGTAACAGATCACAATACCGATGAAGTGATTTATTATTACAACGATGCCACCACTTTCTCCGATGATTCGCTGGCGGCAAAAATCAATACACTGACCTTTGGTACCGGTATATTCCTGTTGAAACCCTGCTTCAGCGGTGGTCTGGTCTGGGACTTAAGCGGTGCGAACAGGGTGCTTATTGCCGCCGGAACTGAATTTGAAGTGACGCATGCCCATGCACCGGAATATAATTTCGGTGACCTGACCTTCCACTTCATGGCTGCTATAACAGGCAACAAACCGGATGGCAGCGGTGCAGTAGATGCGGATTTGAATGATGATGGAGATGTGTCCATGTATGAGGCGTTTAAATACATTAATATACACCACAGGCCAGATGACCACCCTCAGTACGAAGACGATCCTGATGGTTACAGCACAACGACACCATCCAGCACCGGACTTGGTTCGACCGTGTTCTTATAA
- a CDS encoding TonB-dependent receptor: MLSKISISVLCSLFYFSIHAQVSLVLKGKITDANDNPVSNVSVLQSGTNNGTTSNSKGFYSIKLEYEDSCVVEFSSVDLGRKYIVLYPTNKVSVFKDIQFPSNATLIDTVEIKASRSKVGESVINAKSAEYFPNPTGDIGTLIKTMGQGVQSNNELSGQYNVRGGNYDENLVYVNDFEIYRPFLISSGQQEGLSFANLDLTDKLTFSGGGFESKYGDKMSSVLNIKYKSPTTFKGSVMASLLGVTAHVEGATKNEKFTYLIGTRFKSNGYLLGSLDKKGEYNPNFFDLQSDFHIKPSVKHDIEILVNHSFNDFKFVPVTQETRAGTFDKLIRFLVDFDGNEKDRFDNTMVGLSYKFIPNTKLSLKFMSSFWKMRESETFNITGYYSLDEIEIDPESDNFGNVRANLGIGTFQDWARNKLDAIVTNFTHTGKYNIREKHLLEWGSTFQYEKINDQLSEWQRIDSSGYSIPNNGSGIVFPYRLKSENNLNSFRVHGYFQDTWNIINRDSTTLILTAGIRYNFWNINREFLVSPRVQLAYHPKLKGDVTFRLAGGMYVQPPFYREMRGFDGAINRNLKAQQSYHVVLGADYNFRIKKRPFKLTVETYYKYLRNLNPYEISDVRIRYFAQNNAVGYAAGFDIRLFGEMIKGADSWITISYLSTKENLKNDSYLTYRDSTGAIFNSPTQSPNPITDTLTNFPGNIRRPTDQALFVSLYFQDYLEKYKRFKVHLNLVIGTGLPFGPPDRERYKDVLKAPPYRRLDIGFSALLLSGERRAVKKPNSFGSKFDKIWFSFEVFNILGIRNTLSHRWIKDTDNQLWAIPNYLTSRRFNAKLQITW; the protein is encoded by the coding sequence ATGCTGTCCAAAATTTCCATATCTGTTTTATGCTCGCTGTTCTATTTTTCAATACATGCCCAGGTAAGTCTGGTGCTGAAAGGAAAGATTACAGATGCAAATGATAATCCTGTTTCCAACGTATCCGTATTGCAGTCGGGCACCAATAACGGAACCACATCCAACAGCAAAGGTTTCTACTCCATAAAACTGGAATACGAAGACTCCTGTGTGGTGGAATTCAGCAGTGTAGATTTAGGCAGAAAATATATTGTCTTATATCCGACCAATAAGGTGAGCGTCTTTAAAGACATTCAGTTTCCTTCGAATGCAACCCTTATTGACACCGTAGAGATAAAAGCCAGCAGAAGCAAAGTCGGTGAATCCGTCATCAATGCGAAAAGTGCCGAGTATTTTCCCAACCCCACCGGCGATATCGGCACGCTTATCAAGACAATGGGACAGGGCGTACAATCCAACAATGAACTTTCCGGACAATATAACGTCCGCGGCGGAAATTATGACGAGAATCTGGTGTATGTGAACGATTTTGAGATATACCGGCCTTTCCTTATTTCCAGCGGACAGCAGGAGGGATTGAGTTTTGCAAACCTTGATTTGACGGATAAGCTCACCTTTTCCGGAGGCGGCTTTGAATCGAAATACGGCGATAAAATGTCGTCTGTACTCAATATCAAATACAAATCTCCCACTACGTTCAAAGGCTCTGTGATGGCCAGTTTATTGGGAGTAACCGCCCATGTGGAAGGTGCGACCAAAAATGAGAAGTTTACCTACCTGATTGGCACACGATTCAAATCCAACGGATATCTGCTGGGAAGTCTTGATAAAAAGGGGGAATACAACCCCAACTTCTTCGACCTGCAATCCGATTTTCATATTAAGCCATCTGTAAAACACGACATTGAAATTTTAGTGAATCACTCATTCAATGATTTTAAGTTTGTGCCGGTGACACAGGAAACACGGGCGGGAACCTTCGATAAGCTGATTCGTTTTCTGGTAGATTTTGACGGAAATGAGAAAGACCGTTTTGACAATACCATGGTGGGTCTTTCGTACAAATTCATTCCCAATACCAAACTCAGTTTAAAATTCATGTCGTCGTTCTGGAAGATGCGTGAAAGTGAAACGTTCAACATTACCGGCTACTACTCCCTCGATGAGATAGAAATCGATCCGGAAAGTGACAACTTCGGGAACGTAAGAGCAAACCTCGGAATCGGCACCTTTCAGGATTGGGCAAGAAATAAATTAGATGCCATTGTCACCAACTTTACCCACACGGGTAAATACAACATCAGGGAAAAACATTTACTGGAATGGGGTTCCACTTTTCAGTACGAGAAAATCAACGACCAGTTGAGTGAGTGGCAGCGCATAGACTCATCCGGATATTCTATCCCTAACAATGGTTCTGGCATCGTGTTTCCTTATCGTTTAAAATCTGAAAATAATTTAAACTCTTTCCGTGTGCATGGCTATTTTCAGGATACCTGGAATATCATCAACCGAGATTCCACTACCTTGATACTTACCGCCGGTATCCGTTATAATTTCTGGAATATCAACAGAGAATTTCTGGTCAGTCCGCGAGTGCAGCTGGCTTATCACCCAAAATTAAAAGGCGACGTCACGTTCCGTTTAGCCGGCGGAATGTATGTACAGCCCCCTTTCTACCGGGAGATGCGCGGTTTTGACGGTGCCATCAACAGAAACCTGAAAGCGCAACAGTCGTATCATGTTGTGCTGGGTGCCGATTATAATTTCAGGATTAAAAAACGTCCTTTCAAACTAACCGTTGAAACCTATTACAAATATTTACGCAACCTGAACCCTTATGAGATTTCAGATGTGCGTATCCGTTATTTTGCTCAAAACAACGCCGTAGGTTATGCCGCAGGTTTTGACATTCGCTTGTTCGGCGAAATGATAAAGGGAGCAGATTCCTGGATTACAATTTCCTATCTAAGCACCAAAGAGAACCTGAAAAATGATTCTTACCTCACCTACCGGGATAGTACGGGAGCTATATTCAATTCACCGACTCAAAGCCCCAATCCCATAACAGATACTTTGACCAATTTCCCGGGAAATATACGTCGTCCAACGGACCAGGCATTGTTTGTCAGCTTATATTTTCAGGATTATCTGGAAAAATACAAACGCTTCAAGGTACATTTAAATCTGGTTATCGGTACCGGATTGCCGTTTGGCCCTCCGGATCGGGAAAGGTATAAGGATGTATTGAAAGCGCCTCCTTACCGGCGTCTGGATATCGGATTTTCCGCATTATTGCTCAGCGGAGAAAGACGTGCCGTAAAGAAACCCAACAGCTTTGGAAGTAAATTCGATAAAATCTGGTTTAGTTTTGAAGTCTTCAATATTTTAGGCATTCGCAATACACTCTCCCACCGCTGGATAAAAGATACGGACAACCAACTTTGGGCGATTCCGAATTACCTGACCTCAAGAAGATTTAATGCAAAGCTGCAAATCACCTGGTAG
- a CDS encoding sigma-70 family RNA polymerase sigma factor has translation MKQLKITTKITSRDSFSIDKYLSEISKLPMMSEEEEVEVAKRIREGDVSAMDKLIQSNLRFVVSVAKQYQNQGLALNDLINEGNIGLIKAATKFDETKGFKFISYAVWWIRQSILQALIEQPRVVRLPMNKATIYNKIQRAIVDFEQKNQREPSNDELAELLDMKADELALLRATLTFHISVDSPLGEDDDTTSLDMMTDNSMATPDRNLIDESLHDELEHALQALSDREVEIVKYYFGLNEFNQSYSLDEIGIKMNLTRERVRQLKDKAIRKMRRFAITKELKSYLN, from the coding sequence ATGAAACAGCTAAAAATTACCACCAAGATCACCTCCAGGGACAGCTTCTCCATAGACAAGTACCTGAGTGAGATTTCCAAACTTCCGATGATGTCGGAAGAAGAAGAAGTGGAAGTTGCCAAACGCATCCGGGAAGGTGATGTGTCCGCCATGGACAAATTGATCCAGTCCAATCTTCGCTTTGTGGTCTCTGTGGCCAAACAATACCAGAATCAGGGACTTGCATTGAACGACCTTATCAACGAAGGCAATATCGGGTTGATAAAAGCTGCCACCAAATTTGACGAAACCAAAGGATTTAAATTTATCTCTTACGCGGTATGGTGGATTCGCCAATCCATTCTGCAGGCATTGATTGAACAACCGAGGGTGGTTCGTCTGCCGATGAACAAAGCTACCATTTACAATAAAATACAACGTGCCATTGTTGACTTTGAACAAAAAAATCAGCGGGAACCATCCAATGACGAGCTGGCTGAACTGTTGGACATGAAGGCTGACGAACTGGCCTTACTACGTGCAACGCTGACGTTCCATATATCGGTGGATTCCCCATTGGGAGAGGATGACGATACCACCAGCCTGGATATGATGACCGATAATTCGATGGCCACACCGGACAGGAATCTGATCGATGAATCGCTGCACGATGAGTTGGAACATGCCCTTCAGGCACTATCAGACAGGGAGGTGGAAATTGTAAAATACTATTTCGGCCTGAACGAATTCAACCAATCCTACAGTCTCGATGAAATAGGTATCAAAATGAACCTCACCCGCGAACGTGTAAGGCAACTGAAAGATAAAGCCATCCGAAAGATGCGCCGGTTTGCCATCACCAAAGAACTGAAGTCTTACCTGAATTAA
- the rpsO gene encoding 30S ribosomal protein S15, giving the protein MMLTTEKKQEIFKEFGGSAANTGSVEAQVALISHRINHISGHLKTNRKDFSSTRSLYKLVGQRKRLLKYLAHKDIVQYRALIEKLGLRK; this is encoded by the coding sequence ATGATGTTGACGACAGAAAAAAAACAGGAAATTTTTAAAGAATTCGGTGGCTCCGCTGCCAACACAGGTTCTGTAGAAGCTCAGGTAGCCCTGATTTCTCACAGAATCAACCACATTTCAGGACATTTAAAAACGAACAGAAAAGACTTCTCTTCTACCCGTTCTTTATACAAGCTGGTAGGACAAAGAAAACGTTTGCTGAAGTATCTTGCCCACAAAGATATTGTCCAGTACAGAGCTTTAATTGAAAAACTGGGATTAAGAAAATAA
- the pnp gene encoding polyribonucleotide nucleotidyltransferase — MTFNIHTQTVAYSAGRTVTIETGKLARQADGAVVVRCGNCMILATAVAAEEAKEGIDFFPLTVEYQEKFASAGRIPGSFHRREGRASDYEVLICRLVDRAIRPMFADNFKNDTQVLLYLISADETVEPDSLAGLAASAALSISSIPFLVPISEVRVTKIDGKFVVNPTPAEAEKAELNIILAGTIDNILMVEGEAKEASEEDLIEAIKVGHEVIIKQCNAQIELKEKCGKPKREVAAPEEDEILKQKIKDFAEESIKAIALSAMGKHERKAALKEIKAEFMAAYPEEELEIFNQELFNRYYSKLEKTTIRNCVLNERIRLDGRKTDEIRPLAMEVDVLPSPHGSALFTRGETQSLTTVTLGSKTDEQMIDKAEELSFSKFLLHYNFPPFSTGEVKMLRGTSRREVGHGNLAMRSLKQMLPGEDENPYTIRVVSDILESNGSSSMATVCAGSLALMDAGIPFKKHVSGIAMGMIAEDGKYAILSDILGDEDHLGDMDFKVTGTRDGICGVQMDLKVDGLSFEVLSEALNQAKRGRLHILSAMEQCMPSYRPDLKPHTPRAESINIPKEFIGAVIGPGGKIIQDIQEKTNTIITIEENKERGIGKVTVLSNNKDNMKAAWSRINAIVAVPEIGAEYEAEVKSIMPYGAFVEFMPGKQGLLHISEVSHARLDTLEGVLSEGEKIQVKLLDIDTKSGKFKLSRKVLLPKPEKQS; from the coding sequence ATGACATTCAATATACATACACAGACTGTAGCGTACAGTGCGGGACGAACAGTTACCATTGAAACAGGAAAATTAGCCCGCCAGGCAGACGGAGCAGTAGTTGTTCGTTGCGGCAACTGCATGATTCTGGCTACGGCAGTAGCTGCAGAAGAAGCCAAAGAAGGCATCGACTTTTTTCCACTAACCGTAGAATACCAGGAAAAATTTGCTTCTGCCGGACGTATTCCGGGGAGTTTTCACCGCCGCGAAGGCCGTGCCAGCGATTATGAAGTGTTGATCTGCCGGTTGGTGGACAGAGCCATACGCCCTATGTTTGCCGACAACTTCAAAAACGATACACAGGTTTTACTTTATTTGATATCTGCTGACGAAACGGTGGAACCGGATTCACTGGCAGGTCTGGCAGCTTCCGCTGCATTAAGCATTTCCTCCATTCCGTTCTTAGTGCCGATTTCAGAAGTTCGTGTCACTAAAATTGACGGGAAATTTGTTGTAAACCCTACTCCTGCTGAAGCGGAAAAGGCAGAATTGAATATCATATTGGCCGGAACCATCGACAACATCCTGATGGTGGAAGGCGAAGCCAAAGAAGCCAGCGAAGAAGATCTGATCGAAGCGATAAAGGTGGGGCATGAAGTGATCATCAAGCAATGTAATGCTCAGATCGAATTAAAAGAAAAATGTGGCAAACCTAAACGGGAAGTGGCGGCTCCGGAAGAGGATGAAATACTGAAACAAAAAATCAAAGATTTCGCTGAAGAAAGCATCAAGGCAATCGCCTTATCTGCGATGGGTAAACACGAACGAAAGGCTGCATTGAAAGAAATCAAGGCAGAGTTCATGGCTGCCTATCCGGAAGAAGAACTCGAAATCTTCAACCAGGAATTATTTAACCGCTACTACAGCAAACTGGAAAAGACAACCATCCGTAACTGTGTCTTGAATGAGCGTATCCGATTAGACGGCAGAAAGACGGATGAAATCCGTCCGCTGGCAATGGAAGTGGATGTACTGCCATCCCCGCATGGTTCTGCTTTATTTACACGTGGTGAAACACAGTCACTGACAACAGTGACACTGGGTTCCAAGACAGACGAACAGATGATTGACAAGGCGGAAGAACTGTCCTTCAGTAAATTCTTACTGCATTATAATTTCCCGCCATTCTCTACCGGCGAAGTGAAAATGCTTCGGGGTACTTCCAGGCGTGAAGTAGGACACGGAAACCTGGCCATGCGTTCCTTGAAGCAAATGCTGCCGGGTGAAGACGAAAATCCATACACCATCCGTGTTGTATCTGATATATTGGAATCAAACGGCTCCTCATCCATGGCTACGGTTTGCGCAGGCTCACTGGCACTGATGGATGCGGGTATTCCGTTTAAAAAGCATGTTTCAGGTATCGCTATGGGTATGATTGCAGAAGACGGCAAATACGCCATCTTATCCGACATTCTTGGTGATGAAGACCATTTAGGCGATATGGACTTTAAAGTAACCGGTACCAGAGATGGTATCTGCGGTGTGCAGATGGACTTAAAGGTAGACGGACTTTCATTTGAAGTGCTTTCAGAAGCGTTGAATCAGGCAAAGAGAGGCCGCTTACATATCCTTAGTGCGATGGAACAATGCATGCCGTCTTACAGACCGGATTTAAAACCTCATACACCCAGAGCGGAAAGCATCAATATTCCGAAAGAATTTATCGGAGCAGTTATCGGGCCCGGTGGAAAAATCATCCAGGATATTCAGGAAAAAACGAATACCATCATTACCATAGAGGAAAATAAAGAAAGAGGCATAGGCAAAGTAACCGTATTATCTAATAACAAGGATAATATGAAAGCAGCCTGGAGTAGAATTAATGCTATCGTAGCAGTTCCCGAAATAGGTGCGGAATACGAAGCGGAGGTGAAATCCATTATGCCATACGGTGCATTCGTGGAATTTATGCCTGGAAAACAAGGTTTATTACATATCTCTGAAGTTTCTCATGCCCGTCTGGATACGCTGGAAGGTGTATTAAGCGAAGGTGAGAAGATACAGGTCAAATTACTGGATATCGATACCAAGAGCGGTAAATTCAAACTGAGCCGCAAAGTTTTATTGCCAAAACCGGAAAAACAGTCCTAA
- a CDS encoding aminotransferase class I/II-fold pyridoxal phosphate-dependent enzyme produces MNTSFKKGFHSICVKDPVIDGLSAHVPPIYATSTFSYENLEAAFDFFKSGGKTENVFTYSRLGNPTVKLVAEKIAALEAYEVKDEKGEPLNAFGLLFASGMAAIAAAIIGFVKTGDKVITQGNLYGTTNELLITILKDFGIETIYADLKDLNYVEDAIINDEKIKLLYIETPANPTLASYDLDGLAAIAQNLGIKTIVDNTFVTPYFQQPLKYGIDIVVHSSTKFLNGHGTGTSGVLIGKDKAFITTKLYGIQKMLGGICSPFEAFLLNNGLKTLPLRMEQHQKNALQLARYLMQHPKVAHVNYPGLEQHPDHQLAKEQMSGFGGMLSFELKDGLEAGMNFMRGIQFCTLTASLGTADTLVTHPASTSHVNVPKAQRQQNNITDGLIRVSAGLENIEDIIADFEQALFS; encoded by the coding sequence ATGAATACATCTTTTAAAAAAGGATTTCACTCCATTTGTGTTAAAGATCCTGTCATAGACGGATTATCTGCCCACGTTCCGCCCATCTATGCCACCTCTACCTTCAGTTATGAAAACCTGGAAGCTGCTTTTGATTTTTTTAAAAGCGGCGGAAAAACGGAAAATGTGTTTACGTATTCCCGTTTAGGCAATCCTACGGTGAAACTGGTCGCGGAAAAGATAGCAGCTCTGGAAGCTTATGAGGTGAAAGATGAGAAGGGGGAACCGCTGAATGCTTTCGGTCTGTTATTTGCATCCGGAATGGCAGCCATTGCAGCCGCCATCATCGGTTTTGTAAAAACAGGCGATAAAGTCATCACGCAGGGAAATCTGTACGGCACCACCAACGAACTGCTTATCACCATTCTGAAAGATTTTGGAATTGAAACCATCTACGCCGATTTAAAAGACCTGAATTATGTGGAAGATGCCATCATCAACGATGAAAAGATAAAACTGCTCTATATCGAAACGCCTGCCAATCCGACATTGGCATCCTATGACCTCGATGGCCTCGCCGCCATCGCTCAAAATTTAGGAATCAAAACCATCGTGGATAATACGTTTGTGACACCATATTTTCAGCAGCCGCTAAAATATGGTATTGACATCGTGGTACATTCCTCTACCAAATTCCTGAACGGGCACGGCACGGGCACTTCGGGTGTACTGATTGGCAAAGACAAAGCATTCATCACCACCAAGCTCTACGGCATACAGAAAATGCTGGGCGGCATCTGCTCCCCTTTTGAGGCCTTCCTGCTGAACAACGGATTGAAGACATTGCCGCTGCGGATGGAACAACATCAAAAGAATGCCCTGCAACTGGCAAGATACCTGATGCAGCATCCGAAAGTGGCGCATGTAAATTATCCCGGACTAGAGCAGCACCCCGACCACCAGCTGGCAAAAGAACAAATGAGCGGCTTTGGCGGCATGCTGAGCTTTGAACTGAAAGACGGACTGGAAGCCGGCATGAATTTCATGCGCGGTATTCAATTCTGCACGTTAACGGCATCCTTGGGAACAGCGGATACGCTGGTGACACATCCGGCATCCACCAGCCATGTGAATGTGCCGAAAGCACAGCGGCAGCAAAACAATATTACCGACGGACTGATACGGGTATCTGCAGGGCTGGAGAATATTGAAGACATTATCGCTGATTTTGAGCAGGCATTATTTTCCTAA
- a CDS encoding SRPBCC domain-containing protein: protein MENKPNNEIVSARIFRSDKALLYKAWTDPDHLKNWWGPNGFTNTILQYDLQVGGRWILVMHGPDGREYPNESVFTRIDDRQLIAWDRITKPHFKVVTTFETHTAQETKAVFRMIFNDAEECGRLSAFIAEKNEENFDRLEAELKKMTP from the coding sequence ATGGAAAACAAACCGAACAATGAAATCGTCAGTGCCAGAATTTTCCGCAGCGACAAAGCCCTGCTGTACAAGGCATGGACAGACCCTGACCATTTGAAAAACTGGTGGGGGCCCAACGGGTTTACCAATACCATACTTCAATACGACCTGCAGGTTGGCGGGAGGTGGATTTTGGTGATGCACGGCCCTGATGGAAGGGAGTATCCGAACGAATCTGTTTTTACCCGGATAGATGACCGGCAACTGATAGCATGGGATCGCATTACCAAACCCCATTTCAAGGTAGTCACCACATTTGAAACACACACCGCCCAGGAGACGAAGGCGGTGTTCCGGATGATTTTCAACGATGCGGAAGAATGCGGGAGACTGTCCGCTTTTATTGCAGAAAAGAATGAAGAGAATTTTGACAGGCTTGAAGCAGAACTAAAAAAAATGACACCCTGA
- a CDS encoding nucleotidyltransferase domain-containing protein codes for MMEIKRTGKFHIVNNIGEIQNSSIIPIQQSEYKTVLDEIKNEILSHFKNNVHSIYIRGSVAKGIAIPFVSDMDFVVLLKNKAVNIDDFEIITDEKIRTKYHFVNGIEFFFITQDDVSDSKIQFLLKTQCGCIFGNNIIEKIRNFKIGKDAYSHSGDFNKDVQNITEELKTEENEDEIKSICSWIMKRIIRTSFETVMIKDNSYTRDLYLNYEVFCKYHPNKEMEMRKALLLAINPTNNKAEITSTINGLFDYIQNEINKKCI; via the coding sequence TTGATGGAAATTAAACGGACAGGTAAGTTCCATATAGTGAATAATATCGGTGAAATACAAAATTCCAGTATAATTCCAATCCAGCAAAGTGAATATAAAACGGTATTGGATGAGATCAAAAATGAAATTCTTTCCCATTTCAAAAATAATGTTCACAGCATTTATATAAGAGGAAGTGTTGCTAAAGGTATTGCCATTCCATTTGTTTCAGATATGGATTTCGTCGTTTTATTAAAAAATAAAGCTGTAAATATTGATGATTTTGAAATTATAACAGATGAAAAGATCAGAACAAAATACCATTTTGTAAATGGCATTGAATTCTTCTTCATAACACAAGATGATGTATCAGACAGTAAAATTCAGTTTTTATTAAAGACACAATGTGGTTGTATCTTCGGCAATAATATTATTGAAAAAATCAGGAATTTTAAAATAGGGAAAGATGCCTATTCTCATTCCGGTGATTTTAATAAAGATGTACAAAACATTACTGAAGAATTAAAAACGGAGGAAAATGAGGATGAAATCAAATCTATCTGCTCCTGGATAATGAAAAGAATAATCAGAACTTCTTTTGAGACGGTGATGATTAAAGACAACAGCTACACCAGAGATTTATACCTGAATTATGAGGTATTTTGCAAATATCATCCCAATAAAGAAATGGAGATGAGAAAAGCATTGTTATTAGCTATAAATCCAACGAATAACAAAGCAGAAATTACAAGTACCATCAATGGCTTATTTGATTACATACAAAATGAAATAAATAAAAAGTGCATTTAA